Proteins encoded by one window of Candidatus Stoquefichus sp. SB1:
- the murD gene encoding UDP-N-acetylmuramoyl-L-alanine--D-glutamate ligase → MLKGKKVLVLGLAKSGQAAVELLMAMHATITVNEFATQDKIACYDEYVARGIEMVVGGHPAELFERDFDFVVKNPGINYHKPFVLRLKERGIPVYTEIELAYQVSKSQNYIAITGTNGKTTTVTLINEILKNATRRVCLAGNVGIPLSKCVLENDLCNQSGFDIVLEMSNFQLLDIATFHPHISTIINLTPDHLDYMASLDEYYASKTRIYMNQNSDDYYLENKDDPILQEYLSRYPCPAQKISFSLEQEADCMLKENAIYYQGEHIIDLDEIKIVGRHNLQNMMIAICSCLLSGVDIPCIHDTLASFTGVEHRIEFVREYQGVKYYNDSKATNTDAAIIALKAFEKPVILLMGGHEKGLDLTEMSTYQDHISHLICFGDAGKRFAEEMKCAHTEIVEHMKDAIIKAKELAQDGDIVLLSPSTSSYDEFSGYEERGNIFKQIVNDLK, encoded by the coding sequence ATGCTAAAAGGAAAAAAAGTTTTGGTCTTAGGATTAGCCAAAAGTGGACAGGCAGCTGTAGAGTTACTTATGGCTATGCATGCGACAATTACAGTTAATGAATTTGCGACGCAGGATAAAATAGCTTGTTATGATGAGTATGTTGCTCGTGGTATTGAAATGGTTGTTGGTGGACATCCTGCTGAATTATTTGAAAGAGATTTTGATTTTGTTGTTAAAAATCCTGGAATTAATTATCATAAACCATTTGTTTTAAGGTTAAAAGAAAGAGGTATTCCAGTTTATACCGAAATTGAATTAGCATATCAGGTTTCAAAATCTCAGAATTATATTGCAATTACCGGAACAAATGGGAAAACCACAACAGTGACTTTAATAAATGAAATTTTAAAGAATGCCACTCGTCGTGTTTGTCTAGCTGGTAATGTAGGTATTCCATTATCAAAATGTGTTTTAGAAAATGATTTATGTAATCAAAGTGGTTTTGATATCGTTTTAGAAATGTCTAATTTTCAATTATTAGATATTGCAACATTTCATCCTCATATTTCCACAATTATCAATTTAACACCAGATCATTTGGACTATATGGCATCGTTAGATGAATATTATGCTTCTAAAACACGTATTTATATGAATCAAAATTCTGATGATTATTATTTAGAAAATAAAGATGATCCAATCTTACAGGAATATTTATCTCGCTATCCATGTCCAGCACAAAAGATTTCTTTTTCATTAGAGCAAGAAGCAGATTGTATGCTTAAAGAGAATGCAATTTATTATCAGGGAGAGCATATTATTGATTTAGATGAAATTAAAATTGTTGGTCGACATAATCTTCAAAATATGATGATTGCCATTTGTTCATGTCTTTTATCAGGTGTTGATATTCCTTGTATTCATGATACATTGGCCTCATTTACTGGGGTTGAGCATCGAATTGAATTTGTAAGAGAATATCAGGGTGTAAAATATTATAATGATTCAAAGGCGACTAATACGGATGCAGCAATCATCGCATTAAAAGCCTTTGAAAAACCTGTTATCTTATTAATGGGTGGTCATGAAAAAGGGTTGGATTTGACGGAAATGTCAACTTATCAAGATCATATTTCTCATTTGATTTGTTTTGGTGATGCTGGTAAAAGATTTGCTGAAGAAATGAAATGTGCACATACTGAAATTGTTGAGCATATGAAAGATGCTATTATTAAAGCCAAAGAATTAGCTCAAGATGGTGATATTGTCTTGCTTTCTCCATCAACCAGTTCATATGATGAATTTAGTGGTTATGAAGAAAGAGGGAATATTTTTAAACAGATTGTGAATGATTTGAAATAA
- a CDS encoding response regulator transcription factor: protein MKKIVIVEDDQELCQELKLLLENAGYNGIVLEDFLNAKQTILNAHPDLILLDIGIPYMNGEILLRELRKESQVPVIMVTSRNNETDEVLSMSFGADDYISKPYNPTLLLLRIEAVLRRVNHSFNSLTYHDLLLIPERGVLKYHDESLILTKNEMLILKYLMTNQGKIVSREELMMDLWDSEEFVDDNTLTVNISRLRHKLGAFGYRDAIETRKGLGYILI from the coding sequence ATGAAGAAAATAGTCATTGTAGAAGATGATCAGGAACTATGTCAAGAGTTAAAACTATTGCTAGAAAATGCTGGCTATAACGGGATTGTCTTAGAAGATTTTCTTAATGCCAAGCAAACTATTTTAAATGCTCATCCTGATTTGATATTATTAGATATTGGTATTCCTTATATGAATGGTGAAATATTATTAAGAGAATTAAGAAAAGAGAGTCAAGTTCCTGTGATTATGGTAACCAGTCGAAATAATGAAACAGATGAAGTTTTAAGTATGAGTTTTGGGGCTGATGATTATATTAGTAAACCCTATAATCCAACTTTATTATTACTCAGAATTGAAGCGGTTTTAAGAAGAGTGAATCATTCATTCAATTCATTAACATATCATGATTTATTATTGATACCAGAAAGAGGTGTTTTAAAATATCATGATGAGTCACTTATTTTAACCAAGAATGAGATGCTGATTTTAAAATATTTAATGACAAATCAGGGCAAGATCGTAAGTCGAGAAGAACTTATGATGGATTTATGGGATAGTGAGGAGTTCGTTGATGATAATACGTTAACTGTTAATATCAGTCGTTTAAGGCATAAACTAGGAGCATTTGGATATCGGGATGCAATTGAAACAAGAAAGGGATTAGGGTATATACTAATATGA
- a CDS encoding sensor histidine kinase, with product MTLKAYLKDKSIHGLMMLIMLLLIWSMMMAFQLNRALILSVILVIIFFMMIIIVYDYQRQISFYRFYQKQLEQLDKKYLICELLREPDFLTGQILYQSLYEINKSMLERINELDIQVNDFKDYVEMWIHEVKIPLSHLTLTVHNHKSDVSPQILEQVRKLENQVDQVLYYVRCENSQKDYLIKSSSLSKIVKNVIMKNKDYFIYHQLKLNLHDLDKTVLTDSKWLEFIINQIINNSFQYSQNQNEATIEIFALEDNDQVILTILDNGIGICDQDLPRVFEKSFTGYNGRILKKSTGMGLYICQRMCQRLGHHIAIESVQNEYTKVMIVFHKDHYYDVVK from the coding sequence ATGACATTAAAAGCATATCTAAAAGATAAAAGTATTCATGGCTTGATGATGCTGATTATGTTGTTGCTGATATGGTCTATGATGATGGCTTTTCAGTTGAATCGTGCACTTATTTTATCAGTTATACTGGTGATTATTTTCTTTATGATGATAATCATTGTTTATGATTATCAAAGACAAATTTCTTTTTATCGTTTTTATCAAAAACAATTAGAACAGTTAGATAAAAAATATTTGATATGTGAATTGTTAAGAGAACCAGATTTTTTAACTGGTCAAATCCTTTATCAATCACTCTATGAGATTAATAAATCTATGTTAGAAAGAATTAATGAATTAGATATTCAAGTCAATGATTTTAAGGATTATGTAGAAATGTGGATTCATGAAGTCAAAATACCATTATCTCATTTAACACTAACTGTTCATAATCATAAAAGTGATGTGAGTCCACAAATCTTAGAACAAGTCCGTAAATTAGAAAACCAGGTTGATCAAGTGCTCTATTATGTACGTTGTGAAAATAGTCAAAAGGATTATTTGATCAAAAGTTCTTCTTTATCTAAGATTGTTAAAAATGTAATTATGAAAAATAAAGATTATTTTATTTATCATCAATTAAAATTGAATTTACATGATTTAGATAAAACAGTTTTAACAGATTCAAAATGGTTAGAATTCATCATTAATCAAATTATTAATAATAGTTTTCAATATAGTCAAAATCAAAATGAAGCAACTATAGAAATATTTGCATTAGAGGATAATGATCAAGTCATTTTAACAATTCTAGATAATGGAATAGGAATTTGTGACCAGGATTTACCACGTGTATTTGAAAAGAGTTTTACAGGTTATAATGGCAGAATTCTTAAAAAATCAACGGGTATGGGTCTCTATATTTGTCAACGGATGTGTCAGCGTTTAGGTCATCATATTGCGATTGAATCTGTTCAAAATGAATATACAAAAGTGATGATTGTCTTTCATAAAGATCACTATTATGATGTTGTGAAATAA
- a CDS encoding ABC transporter ATP-binding protein has translation MEPILRIENIDKYYGNKSNLTKALSHLSLNVDKGEFLAIMGASGSGKTTLLNCVSTIDKVTAGHIYVGKTDITHLKGNHLNRFRREELGFIFQDFNLLDTLTAYENIALALSIQKIPVKEIQKRVHAMAETLNISDVLDKYPYQMSGGQKQRVASARALITDPKLILADEPTGALDSQSSQMLLASLKKLNEQLQTTILMVTHDAFSASYATRVVFIKDGSIFNELRRGNQERKQFFDAIIDVVTLLGGD, from the coding sequence ATGGAACCTATTTTAAGAATTGAAAATATAGATAAATATTATGGAAACAAATCTAATTTAACAAAAGCCTTAAGTCATCTTTCATTAAATGTAGATAAGGGCGAATTTTTAGCAATTATGGGAGCAAGTGGCTCAGGAAAGACAACTTTATTGAACTGTGTTTCAACCATTGATAAAGTCACAGCTGGACATATATATGTAGGAAAGACAGATATTACTCATCTAAAAGGAAATCATTTAAATCGTTTTAGAAGAGAAGAGTTAGGTTTTATATTTCAGGATTTTAATTTATTAGATACGCTTACTGCTTATGAAAATATTGCACTGGCTTTATCTATTCAAAAAATCCCAGTCAAAGAGATTCAAAAGCGTGTTCATGCTATGGCAGAAACTTTGAATATAAGTGATGTTTTGGATAAATATCCTTATCAAATGAGTGGTGGACAAAAGCAACGTGTTGCTTCAGCAAGAGCATTAATTACAGATCCAAAACTGATTTTAGCAGATGAACCAACAGGAGCACTTGATTCACAATCTTCACAAATGTTATTAGCAAGTCTTAAAAAATTAAATGAACAATTACAGACAACGATTTTAATGGTCACACATGATGCTTTTAGTGCAAGTTATGCAACACGTGTTGTCTTTATTAAAGATGGATCTATCTTTAATGAACTCAGAAGAGGAAATCAAGAGCGTAAACAGTTCTTTGATGCTATTATTGATGTTGTGACATTACTTGGAGGGGATTAA